A genomic stretch from Sphaerodactylus townsendi isolate TG3544 linkage group LG15, MPM_Stown_v2.3, whole genome shotgun sequence includes:
- the LOC125444157 gene encoding olfactory receptor 1020-like yields the protein METVNETTIATFLLLGFGDAPELQIPLFLVFLIIYSVTMTGNIIIILLVILDHHLHIPMYFFLGNLSCLETFYTSTLLPRMLASFLTGDRSISVGGCFIQLYCFGTLLIAEMYLLASMSYDRYLAICKPLQYATLMSGRLCFVMSAASWVWGITVMTLVVSLMSQLKYCGPHEIEQFFCDLTPVINLSCSDTTLVTLVGLALSVIDGVPSCLLTLLSYVRIIGAIIQIQSSDGRKKAFATCSSHLMVVSIFYGSLIFVYLLPKKETLEEIDKIFSVFYTVLTPLINPLIYSLRNKEVKKALRRLINKSGISKKFVGDR from the coding sequence ATGGAGACAGTCAATGAAACAACCATAGCTACGTTTCTCCTTCTTGGATTTGGGGATGCCCCTGAACTTCAGATTCCTCTCTTCTTGGTTTTCCTAATAATCTATAGTGTGACCATGACTGGAAACATCATCATTATTCTGTTAGTAATACTAGACCATCACCTTCACATTCCCATGTACTTCTTCCTTGGAAACTTGTCTTGTTTGGAGACCTTCTATACTTCAACCCTTCTGCCCAGGATGTTGGCCAGCTTTCTGACAGGGGACAGAAGCATTTCTGTTGGAGGCTGCTTTATCCAGCTCTATTGTTTTGGTACGCTCCTGATTGCGGAAATGTACTTATTGGCATCAATGTCATATGATCGGTATTTGGCAATATGCAAGCCCCTCCAATATGCAACCCTCATGAGCGGAAGACTCTGCTTTGTGATGTCAGCTGCATCTTGGGTTTGGGGGATAACAGTTATGACTTTAGTAGTGAGTTTGATGTCACAGCTGAAATACTGTGGTCCCCATGAAATTGAGCAGTTCTTTTGTGACCTCACTCCAGTGATTAACCTATCATGCAGTGACACAACTCTGGTGACACTAGTGGGACTCGCACTCTCTGTAATAGATGGTGTGCCTTCTTGCCTTCTGACGTTGCTGTCTTATGTGCGTATAATTGGTGCCATTATACAAATTCAATCTTCTGATGGGAGAAAGAAGGCCTTTGCCACCTGTTCTTCCCACCTCATGGTAGTTTCCATATTTTATGGTTCGCTGATATTTGTATATTTGCTTCCAAAAAAGGAAACTCTGGAGGAAATAGACAAGATCTTTTCAGTTTTCTATACAGTCTTAACCCCTCTAATTAATCCCCTCATCTATAGTCTAAGAAACAAAGAGGTTAAAAAAGCTTTAAGAAGACTTATAAACAAATCTGGGATTTCTAAGAAATTTGTTGGAGATAGATAG
- the LOC125444158 gene encoding olfactory receptor 6N1-like, producing the protein MKTMETANETTIATFLLLGFGDAPELQIPLFLVFLIIYSVTMTGNIIIIVLVILDHHLHIPMYFFLGNLSCLETFYTSAILPRMLASFLTGDRTISLGGCFIQLYCFTALAIAECYLLASMSYDRYLAICKPLQYATLMSGRLCFVMSAVSWLWGITVMTLLVSLMSQLEYRGPHEIDQFFCDHTTMLNVSCSDTTLVTLVGLTVCFIDGVPPCLLTLLSYVRIIGAIVRIPSSDGRKKAFATCSSHITVVSIFYGSLIFVYLLPKKEALKEVDKIFSVFYTVLTPLINPLIYSLRNKEVKNALRRLVNKCGISKKFVRDRQGLRSKHHEPTMATIHKDSSRPFDQVTNLHEMLHL; encoded by the exons ATGAAGACTATGGAGACAGCCAATGAAACAACCATAGCTACGTTTCTCCTTCTTGGATTTGGGGATGCCCCTGAACTTCAGATTCCTCTCTTCTTGGTTTTCCTGATAATCTATAGTGTGACCATGACTGgaaacatcatcatcattgttTTAGTAATACTGGATCATCACCTTCACATTCCCATGTACTTCTTCCTTGGAAACTTGTCTTGTTTGGAGACCTTCTATACTTCAGCCATTTTGCCCAGGATGTTGGCCAGCTTTCTGACAGGGGACAGAACTATTTCTCTTGGGGGCTGCTTCATCCAACTTTATTGCTTTACTGCACTGGCGATTGCTGAATGTTACCTGCTGGCATCAATGTCATATGATCGGTATTTGGCAATATGCAAGCCCCTCCAATATGCAACCCTCATGAGCGGAAGGCTCTGCTTTGTGATGTCAGCTGTATCTTGGCTTTGGGGGATAACAGTTATGACTTTATTAGTGAGTTTGATGTCACAGCTGGAATACCGTGGTCCCCATGAAATTGATCAGTTCTTTTGTGACCACACAACAATGCTTAATGTATCATGCAGTGACACAACTCTGGTGACACTAGTGGGACTCACGGTCTGTTTCATAGATGGGGTTCCTCCTTGCCTTCTGACCTTACTGTCTTATGTGCGTATAATTGGTGCCATTGTACGAATTCCATCTTCTGATGGAAGAAAAAAGGCCTTTGCCACCTGTTCTTCCCACATTACTGTAGTCTCCATATTTTACGGCTCGCTGATATTTGTATATTTGCTACCAAAAAAAGAAGCTCTGAAAGAAGTAGACAAGATCTTTTCAGTTTTCTATACAGTCTTAACCCCGCTAATTAATCCCCTTATCTATAGTCTAAGAAACAAAGAGGTTAAAAATGCTTTAAGAAGACTTGTAAACAAATGTGGGATTTCTAAGAAATTTGTTAGAGATAGACA aggcctccgcagcaagCACCATGAGCCCACCATGGCCACCATCCATAAAGATAGTTCAAGGCCCTTTGATCAG GTCACCAATCTTCATGAAATGCTGCACTTGTAG